A DNA window from Streptomyces sp. 71268 contains the following coding sequences:
- the dnaJ gene encoding molecular chaperone DnaJ, giving the protein MATDYYAVLGVRRDASQDEIKKAFRRLARELHPDVNPDPKTQERFKEINAAYEVLSDPQKKQVYDLGGDPLSNASGGGQSGFGAGFGNFSDIMDAFFGTASQRGPRSRTRRGQDAMIRLDIELDEAAFGTTKEIQVDTAIVCTTCSGEGAAPGTSAQTCDMCRGRGEVSQVTRSFLGQVMTSRPCPQCQGFGTVVPTPCPECAGDGRVRSRRTLTVKIPAGVDNGTRIQLAGEGEVGPGGGPAGDLYVEIHEASHPVFQRRGDDLHCTVTIPMTAAALGTKVPLETLDGLEEIDIRPGTQSGQSVPLHGRGVTHLRGGGRGQLIVHVEVTTPSKLDPEQEELLRRLAKLRGEERPLGEFKPGQQGLFSRLKDAFNGR; this is encoded by the coding sequence GTGGCGACGGACTACTACGCCGTCCTGGGCGTGCGGCGCGATGCCTCTCAGGACGAGATCAAGAAGGCGTTCCGCAGGCTCGCGCGTGAGCTTCACCCGGACGTCAACCCCGACCCGAAGACGCAAGAGCGCTTCAAGGAGATCAACGCCGCCTACGAGGTGTTGTCGGACCCGCAGAAGAAGCAGGTCTACGACCTCGGTGGCGACCCGTTGTCCAACGCGTCGGGCGGCGGCCAGAGCGGCTTCGGTGCCGGCTTCGGCAACTTCTCCGACATCATGGACGCCTTCTTCGGCACCGCCTCCCAGCGCGGCCCGCGCTCGCGGACCCGGCGTGGCCAGGACGCCATGATCCGGCTCGACATCGAGCTGGACGAGGCGGCGTTCGGGACCACCAAGGAGATCCAGGTCGACACGGCGATCGTGTGCACGACCTGTAGCGGCGAGGGTGCCGCGCCCGGCACCTCGGCGCAGACCTGTGACATGTGCCGCGGTCGCGGCGAGGTCTCCCAGGTCACCCGCTCCTTCCTCGGGCAGGTCATGACCTCGCGGCCGTGCCCGCAGTGTCAGGGCTTCGGCACCGTGGTGCCCACGCCGTGCCCCGAGTGCGCGGGCGACGGACGGGTGCGCTCGCGCCGCACGCTCACGGTCAAGATCCCCGCGGGCGTGGACAACGGCACCCGCATCCAACTCGCGGGCGAGGGCGAGGTCGGCCCGGGCGGCGGCCCCGCCGGCGACCTGTACGTGGAGATCCACGAGGCGTCGCACCCGGTCTTCCAACGGCGCGGCGACGACCTGCACTGCACGGTCACCATCCCGATGACGGCGGCTGCGCTCGGCACCAAGGTGCCGTTGGAGACGCTGGACGGCCTGGAGGAGATCGACATCCGGCCGGGCACCCAGTCCGGCCAGTCGGTCCCGCTGCACGGGCGCGGCGTGACGCACCTGCGCGGCGGCGGCCGGGGCCAGCTCATCGTGCACGTGGAGGTCACCACCCCGAGCAAGCTCGACCCCGAGCAGGAGGAACTCCTGCGCAGGTTGGCCAAGTTGCGGGGCGAGGAGCGCCCGTTGGGCGAATTCAAGCCAGGCCAGCAGGGGCTGTTCTCGCGGCTCAAGGACGCGTTCAACGGCCGCTGA
- a CDS encoding nitronate monooxygenase yields the protein MSSALTGLSRYPIVQAPMAGGASRPQLAAAVGATGGLGFLAAGYKTPAAMYEEIKHLRAQSDVPFGVNLFMPQPATSDPSAVAVYAEQLAGEAAWYETPLGDPDSGNDDAYEAKLAILLDDPVPVVSFTFGCPTRAVCEALARVGTVTVVTVTTVEEALAAHAAGADAVCVQGIEAGGHQGTHRDDPHAQGMGAGLGLLALIELVRDAVPLPLIAAGGLMRGTQIAAVLAAGASAAQLGTAFLVCPESGAHELHKRAMTDTTFTRTELTRAFSGRPARGLANRFLREHGPYAPVAYPQVHHLTSGLRKAAAKAGDPQGMALWAGQGHRLAREMPAGHLVEVLVDELEAARAGLAARAGLAAPQPRSGAGGVA from the coding sequence ATGTCCTCCGCGTTGACCGGTCTCTCCCGGTATCCGATCGTGCAGGCCCCCATGGCGGGCGGCGCCTCGCGCCCGCAGCTCGCAGCCGCCGTGGGCGCGACCGGCGGCCTCGGCTTCCTCGCCGCCGGGTACAAGACGCCGGCGGCGATGTACGAGGAGATCAAGCACCTGCGGGCGCAGAGCGACGTGCCCTTCGGCGTCAACCTCTTCATGCCGCAGCCCGCGACCAGCGACCCTTCGGCCGTCGCCGTCTACGCCGAGCAACTGGCGGGCGAGGCCGCCTGGTACGAGACGCCGCTCGGCGACCCCGACTCGGGCAACGACGACGCCTACGAGGCCAAACTCGCCATACTGCTCGACGACCCGGTACCGGTGGTCTCCTTCACCTTCGGCTGCCCGACGCGCGCCGTGTGCGAGGCGCTGGCCCGGGTGGGCACCGTGACAGTGGTCACCGTCACCACCGTGGAGGAGGCGCTGGCCGCGCACGCGGCCGGGGCCGACGCCGTCTGCGTCCAGGGCATCGAGGCCGGCGGCCACCAGGGCACGCACCGCGACGACCCGCACGCCCAGGGCATGGGCGCGGGGCTCGGGCTGCTGGCCCTGATCGAGCTGGTGCGCGACGCGGTGCCGCTGCCGCTGATCGCCGCCGGCGGACTGATGCGCGGCACGCAGATCGCCGCCGTGCTGGCGGCCGGCGCGAGCGCCGCGCAGCTCGGCACCGCGTTCCTGGTCTGCCCCGAGTCCGGCGCGCACGAGCTGCACAAGCGGGCCATGACCGACACCACCTTCACCCGCACCGAACTCACCCGCGCCTTCTCCGGCCGCCCCGCTCGCGGCCTGGCCAACCGCTTCCTGCGCGAGCACGGCCCGTACGCCCCCGTCGCCTACCCCCAGGTGCACCACCTCACCTCCGGGTTGCGCAAGGCCGCCGCCAAGGCCGGTGACCCGCAGGGCATGGCGCTCTGGGCGGGCCAGGGGCACCGGCTGGCCCGGGAGATGCCGGCGGGGCACCTGGTGGAGGTCCTCGTCGACGAGCTGGAGGCCGCCCGCGCGGGGCTCGCCGCGCGGGCCGGGCTGGCGGCGCCGCAGCCACGGTCGGGCGCCGGAGGCGTGGCGTGA
- a CDS encoding 16S rRNA (uracil(1498)-N(3))-methyltransferase produces MSAPVFVADTLEGAAVGAALTLTGPEGRHAVSVRRLRVGEEIVLTDGAGRGASGTVTAVEGKDRLTVEVDEVRGEPAPQPRITVVQALPKGDRGELAVETMTETGVDAVVPWAAARCITQWRAERGAKALAKWRATAREAGKQSRRLRFPEVAEAMSTPQVAELLSRADFAAVLHEEGSQPLATAELPTRGEVVLVVGPEGGVSPEELTAFAAVGAQPYRLGPSVLRTSTAGTAALALLLGRTGRWG; encoded by the coding sequence GTGAGCGCGCCGGTCTTCGTCGCCGACACCCTGGAGGGCGCGGCGGTCGGCGCCGCGCTCACGCTGACCGGCCCCGAGGGGCGGCACGCGGTCTCGGTGCGCAGGCTGCGGGTCGGCGAGGAGATCGTGCTCACCGACGGGGCGGGCCGAGGCGCCTCGGGCACCGTCACCGCCGTGGAGGGCAAGGACCGTCTGACGGTCGAGGTGGACGAGGTGCGGGGGGAGCCGGCGCCGCAGCCGCGCATCACCGTCGTGCAGGCGCTGCCCAAGGGCGACCGGGGCGAACTCGCCGTGGAGACCATGACCGAGACCGGCGTGGACGCGGTGGTGCCGTGGGCCGCCGCGCGCTGCATCACCCAGTGGCGCGCCGAGCGGGGCGCCAAGGCGCTCGCCAAGTGGCGGGCCACCGCGCGCGAGGCGGGCAAGCAGTCGCGCCGGCTGCGCTTCCCCGAGGTCGCCGAGGCAATGAGCACGCCACAGGTGGCCGAGCTGCTGTCGCGGGCCGACTTCGCCGCCGTGCTGCACGAGGAGGGCTCCCAGCCGTTGGCCACGGCCGAGCTGCCGACGCGGGGCGAGGTCGTGCTCGTCGTCGGGCCCGAGGGTGGCGTGTCCCCGGAGGAGTTGACCGCCTTCGCCGCCGTGGGTGCCCAGCCCTACCGGCTCGGGCCCAGCGTGTTGCGGACCTCCACCGCGGGCACGGCGGCCCTCGCGCTGCTGCTCGGCCGCACCGGCCGGTGGGGTTAG
- a CDS encoding histidine triad nucleotide-binding protein has product MAGEPQADCLFCKIVAKEVPATVVRETATTLAFRDINPQAPTHVLVIPKSHHPDAGSLAAAEPEAAADVLREAGLVAVDEGIADTGYRIVFNTGSGAGQTVFHAHAHVLGGRGLNWPPG; this is encoded by the coding sequence ATGGCGGGAGAACCGCAGGCCGACTGCTTGTTCTGCAAGATCGTGGCGAAGGAGGTGCCGGCGACCGTGGTGCGCGAAACGGCGACGACCCTCGCCTTCCGCGACATAAACCCGCAGGCTCCCACGCACGTCCTCGTTATCCCCAAGTCCCACCACCCGGACGCCGGGTCGCTGGCCGCCGCCGAACCGGAGGCTGCGGCCGACGTCCTGCGCGAGGCCGGCCTCGTCGCCGTCGACGAGGGGATCGCCGACACCGGCTACCGCATCGTGTTCAACACGGGCAGCGGCGCCGGCCAGACCGTCTTCCACGCGCACGCGCACGTCCTGGGCGGTCGCGGCCTGAACTGGCCTCCCGGGTAA